In Parus major isolate Abel chromosome 1, Parus_major1.1, whole genome shotgun sequence, the following proteins share a genomic window:
- the ARL6 gene encoding ADP-ribosylation factor-like protein 6 has product MGLFDKLAGWLGLKKKEVHVLCLGLDNSGKTTIINKLKPSNAQTQDIVPTIGFSIEKFKTSSLSFTVFDMSGQGKYRDLWEHYYKEGQAIIFVIDSSDKLRMVVAKEELDTLLNHPDIKHRRLPILFFANKMDLRDAVSSVKVSQLLSLENIKDKPWHICASDALKGEGLQEGVDWLQGQMQAMKT; this is encoded by the exons ATGGGATTGTTTGACAAGCTGGCAGGATGGCTTGGGCTGAAGAAAAAGGAGGTTCACGTCTTGTGCCTTGGCTTGGACAACAGCGGCAAAACAACAATCATCAATAAACTTAAACCTTCAAAT GCTCAAACTCAGGACATCGTTCCAACAATAGGATTCAGTATAGAGAAATTCAAAACTTCAAG tttgtCTTTCACAGTGTTTGATATGTCAGGTCAAGGGAAATACAGAGACCTCTGGGAACATTACTACAA AGAAGGCCAAGccattatttttgtcattgatAGCAGTGACAAATTAAGAATGGTTGTGGCCAAGGAAGAACTTGACACCCTTCTGAATCATCCAG ATATTAAGCACCGTCGACTGCCTATTCTCTTCTTTGCTAACAAGATGGACCTCAGGGATGCAGTGTCATCTGTGAAAGTGTCTCAGTTGCTGTCCTTAGAAAACATCAAAGACAAGCCCTGGCATATCTG tgcCAGTGATGCTCTTAAAGGAGAAGGATTACAAGAAGGTGTGGACTGGCTCCAAG gTCAGATGCAAGCAATGAAGACATGA